From one Flavobacterium kingsejongi genomic stretch:
- a CDS encoding argininosuccinate synthase, with protein sequence MKTIVLAYSGGLDTSYCLTYLQKELHYEVHTVLVNTGGFDAAELEAIQERALALGSAKHTNLDIVDHYYEKAIKYLVYGNVLKNNTYPLSVSAERVFQAIETVKYAKSIGASALAHGSTGAGNDQIRFDLIFQTIAPEMEIVTPIRDLKLSRQEEMQYLQNNGVEYSWEKAQYSINKGIWGTSVGGKETLVSNLPLPDAAYPSQLQKEGTEKVTLQFEKGELTAINGVSDKPTANITKLEKLASAYAIGRDIHVGDTIIGIKGRVGFEAAAPIIIIKAHHLLEKHVLGKWQQYWKEQLGNWYGMLFHEGQFLDPVMRNIESFLEDTQKTVTGTVTVSLKPYHFSLDGITSAHDLMNSGFGQYGETNNAWSAEDAKGFIKILGNAQAIYSHVNDISYD encoded by the coding sequence ATGAAAACAATTGTTTTAGCCTATAGCGGCGGATTAGATACCTCTTACTGCCTGACCTATTTACAAAAAGAACTACACTACGAAGTACATACTGTACTGGTGAATACCGGTGGTTTTGACGCTGCCGAACTGGAAGCCATCCAAGAAAGAGCATTAGCCCTGGGGAGTGCAAAGCACACTAATCTTGATATAGTTGATCATTATTATGAAAAAGCCATCAAATACTTAGTGTATGGAAATGTTTTAAAAAACAACACTTATCCACTATCTGTAAGTGCTGAGCGTGTTTTTCAGGCGATTGAAACCGTGAAATATGCCAAAAGCATCGGAGCATCAGCGCTGGCGCATGGCAGCACCGGAGCCGGAAATGACCAGATTCGTTTTGACCTGATCTTCCAGACCATTGCACCTGAAATGGAAATCGTTACACCCATCCGTGACCTGAAATTATCCCGTCAGGAAGAAATGCAATACCTGCAAAATAACGGTGTGGAATATTCCTGGGAAAAAGCACAGTATTCAATCAATAAAGGAATATGGGGCACGAGCGTAGGCGGAAAGGAAACTTTAGTATCCAACCTTCCACTGCCCGATGCCGCTTATCCTTCCCAATTACAAAAAGAAGGCACAGAAAAAGTAACCCTGCAATTTGAAAAGGGAGAACTAACAGCCATCAATGGTGTGTCGGACAAACCTACCGCCAATATTACCAAACTGGAAAAACTGGCCAGCGCCTATGCTATTGGCAGGGATATCCATGTTGGCGATACCATTATCGGTATCAAGGGACGTGTTGGATTTGAAGCTGCGGCTCCGATTATTATTATAAAAGCACACCATCTGCTGGAAAAACATGTATTGGGCAAATGGCAACAATACTGGAAAGAACAATTAGGAAACTGGTACGGCATGCTGTTCCACGAAGGGCAATTCCTGGATCCTGTAATGCGCAATATCGAATCTTTCCTGGAAGACACACAAAAAACGGTTACCGGTACTGTTACCGTAAGCCTGAAACCATATCATTTTTCGCTGGACGGCATCACATCAGCGCACGACCTTATGAACTCGGGCTTCGGACAGTATGGGGAAACCAACAATGCCTGGTCGGCAGAAGACGCCAAAGGCTTTATCAAAATCCTGGGGAATGCCCAGGCCATTTATTCACATGTAAACGACATCAGTTATGATTAA
- the argC gene encoding N-acetyl-gamma-glutamyl-phosphate reductase encodes MINIGIIGGSGYTAGELLRLLVHHPNAAIDFVFSTTNAGKPIASVHQDLLGDTALIFTDTINPEVNLVFLCLGHGKSKAFLAQHPFAYHTRIIDLSNDFRLINEAVFQDTPFVYGLPELNKNNIATAKYIANPGCFATAIQLALLPLAAQKELQHPIHINATTGSTGAGVQPSASSHHPWRTGNMSHYKAFEHQHLDEIGQSLEQLQGNPATELIFIPNRGDFTRGIFATLYTKTDQSLEAITEAYQEFYSTQPFVTVTNAAINLKQVVQTNKCIISIEKKGAYVLLTSVIDNLLKGASGQAVQNMNLMFGLEETTGLRLKPAGF; translated from the coding sequence ATGATTAATATCGGAATAATAGGAGGTTCAGGTTATACCGCAGGCGAATTGCTACGCCTGCTGGTTCACCACCCCAACGCTGCTATTGACTTCGTTTTTAGTACGACCAATGCCGGCAAACCGATAGCTTCTGTACACCAGGATTTATTGGGTGATACTGCACTTATCTTTACCGACACCATAAATCCGGAAGTGAATCTGGTATTTTTATGCCTGGGTCATGGGAAGTCAAAAGCTTTTTTAGCACAGCATCCTTTTGCCTACCATACCCGAATCATTGATTTAAGCAATGACTTCAGGCTGATAAATGAAGCTGTTTTTCAAGATACACCGTTTGTTTATGGCCTCCCGGAACTCAATAAAAATAACATTGCTACAGCGAAGTATATCGCAAATCCCGGATGTTTTGCAACGGCGATCCAATTGGCGTTGCTCCCTTTAGCCGCCCAAAAGGAGTTGCAACATCCCATACACATCAATGCTACAACAGGCAGTACAGGCGCAGGAGTACAACCTTCCGCCAGTTCACACCACCCGTGGCGTACCGGCAACATGTCACATTACAAAGCCTTTGAACACCAGCACCTGGACGAAATCGGACAAAGCCTCGAACAACTACAGGGGAATCCTGCTACGGAATTGATTTTTATTCCCAATCGTGGCGATTTTACGCGAGGCATATTTGCGACACTATATACCAAGACCGATCAGTCATTGGAAGCGATCACTGAGGCATACCAGGAATTTTATAGTACCCAGCCTTTTGTAACAGTTACCAATGCCGCGATCAACCTGAAGCAGGTCGTACAAACCAACAAATGCATCATCAGCATCGAAAAAAAAGGGGCCTATGTATTGCTTACCTCCGTTATAGATAACCTGTTGAAAGGAGCTTCCGGGCAGGCAGTACAAAATATGAACCTGATGTTCGGGCTGGAAGAAACCACCGGATTACGGCTAAAACCTGCAGGATTTTAG
- a CDS encoding N-acetylornithine carbamoyltransferase, producing the protein MKNFTSVNDITDLEALLASAQKIKAAPLADNALGQHKTIGLLFFNPSLRTRLSTQKAATNLGMHPIVMDLNADGWSLEFEDGAIMNGSKSEHIKEAAQVISQYCDIIAVRSFPSLVDKEKDASEYVLSAFLKYATVPVVSLEGSSEHPLQSVADALTITEYKTVKRPKVVLSWAPHCKALPHSVPNSFVKIMQLADVDFVITHPEGYELNPEITQGSVITYDQDAAFKDADFIYAKNWSSYSDYGKILSTDTNWTISSEKMALTNEAKFMHCLPVRRNLVVTDAVLDSPASIVIPQANNRTFAAQAILKKILEDAK; encoded by the coding sequence ATGAAGAATTTCACTTCCGTAAATGATATCACCGACCTGGAAGCGCTCCTGGCATCGGCACAAAAAATAAAAGCCGCCCCATTGGCCGATAATGCTTTGGGACAACATAAAACCATAGGCCTTTTATTCTTCAATCCCAGCCTGAGAACCCGACTGAGTACACAAAAAGCAGCGACTAATTTAGGCATGCATCCGATTGTGATGGACCTGAATGCTGACGGTTGGAGCCTGGAATTTGAAGATGGCGCCATCATGAATGGCAGCAAATCGGAGCATATTAAAGAAGCGGCACAGGTCATTTCTCAATATTGCGACATTATAGCCGTACGAAGTTTTCCCAGCCTGGTCGACAAAGAAAAAGACGCCTCTGAATATGTACTCTCTGCATTTTTAAAATATGCTACTGTACCGGTAGTCAGTCTGGAAGGTTCGTCCGAACATCCCTTGCAATCGGTCGCCGATGCCCTGACTATCACCGAATATAAAACCGTAAAACGACCTAAGGTAGTTTTGAGCTGGGCGCCACATTGTAAGGCCCTGCCCCATTCGGTACCCAACTCTTTTGTAAAAATCATGCAATTGGCTGATGTTGACTTTGTGATTACCCACCCTGAAGGTTACGAACTCAATCCCGAAATCACCCAAGGCAGTGTAATTACTTACGATCAGGATGCTGCTTTTAAAGATGCCGATTTTATCTATGCCAAAAACTGGAGTTCCTATTCCGATTATGGTAAAATCCTCTCTACAGACACCAACTGGACTATTTCTTCCGAAAAGATGGCACTCACTAATGAAGCCAAGTTCATGCACTGCCTTCCGGTACGCCGTAACCTGGTCGTTACCGATGCCGTCTTGGACAGCCCCGCTTCGATTGTAATTCCACAAGCCAACAACAGGACCTTTGCCGCACAGGCGATCCTGAAAAAAATACTGGAAGATGCAAAATAA
- a CDS encoding aspartate aminotransferase family protein: MSLFDVYPIYQITPVKASGAKVWDDKGQQYLDFYGGHGVISIGHSHPAYVTAIEEQVQKIGFYSNSIQNPLQEKVAKQLAQLSGYTDYSLFLCNSGAEANENALKLASFHNGKSKVIAFHKSFHGRTSAAVATTDNPAIVAPVNAGHAVIFLPLNDSDALKAALQGGDITAVIIEGIQGVGGLDEGTTAFFQELQQLCHEHNVVLILDEIQSGYGRSGKFFAHQHHNIQPDIISVAKGMGNGFPIGGILISPKFKASHGLLGTTFGGNHLSCAAALAVLDTITNENLIANVIAQSAYLREKMAEIPQVKNIKGKGLMLGLEFDFEIAALRKQLIYEEFIFTGNASQKNLLRILPPLSITAKEIDQFTIGLQHALEELGL; encoded by the coding sequence ATGAGTTTATTCGACGTTTATCCAATATATCAAATTACCCCTGTTAAAGCCTCCGGAGCCAAAGTCTGGGATGATAAAGGCCAGCAGTACCTTGACTTCTACGGAGGTCACGGTGTAATCTCCATCGGGCATTCCCACCCTGCATATGTTACGGCGATTGAGGAACAGGTACAGAAAATAGGATTTTATTCCAATTCCATCCAGAATCCACTACAGGAAAAAGTAGCGAAACAATTGGCCCAGCTTTCCGGTTACACCGACTACAGCCTGTTTTTGTGCAATTCCGGAGCAGAAGCTAATGAAAATGCACTAAAACTGGCCTCTTTCCACAATGGGAAATCAAAAGTTATTGCCTTTCATAAAAGTTTCCATGGCCGTACCTCTGCCGCTGTTGCCACTACCGACAATCCGGCTATCGTAGCACCGGTAAATGCAGGACATGCTGTAATCTTCCTCCCTTTAAATGACAGCGACGCACTAAAAGCCGCTTTGCAGGGCGGCGATATTACAGCCGTAATCATCGAAGGTATTCAGGGTGTTGGTGGCCTGGACGAAGGAACGACTGCTTTTTTCCAGGAATTACAGCAGTTATGCCACGAACACAATGTGGTGCTTATCCTTGACGAGATCCAGAGTGGCTACGGACGTTCCGGAAAGTTTTTTGCCCACCAGCACCACAACATCCAGCCCGATATCATTTCGGTAGCCAAAGGGATGGGTAATGGTTTTCCAATTGGAGGGATACTCATTTCACCCAAATTCAAAGCTTCCCACGGATTGTTAGGCACTACTTTTGGAGGTAACCACCTCAGTTGTGCCGCTGCCCTTGCCGTTCTGGATACTATAACCAATGAAAACCTGATCGCGAATGTGATAGCACAAAGCGCTTATTTGAGGGAGAAAATGGCTGAGATTCCACAAGTAAAAAACATCAAGGGCAAAGGCCTGATGCTGGGATTGGAATTTGATTTTGAAATCGCTGCGTTGCGTAAGCAACTTATCTACGAAGAATTTATTTTTACCGGGAATGCCTCACAGAAAAACCTCTTGCGTATCCTGCCACCGCTATCTATTACAGCGAAAGAAATCGACCAGTTTACCATCGGGCTTCAGCATGCGCTCGAAGAATTAGGACTTTAA
- the argB gene encoding acetylglutamate kinase gives MQNKTPLTIVKIGGNILDDAQALQNFLQDFSMLEGLKIMVHGGGKTATKTAENLGLKPLFSNGRRITNKAMLEVAVMTYAGLINQSVTAALQAMQCNAIGCSGAGGNLIAAIKRKVETIDFGFVGDISTVNAIAIEQLLHIGLVPVFSAITHDGHGQLLNTNADTIAAALAIALSGNFKVRLVYCFEKNGVLQNAEDNNSYISELDYTTYENLKNNGQIHSGMLPKLDNCFHALQQGVAAISIGNPEILKSGNAVYTKIIHQPA, from the coding sequence ATGCAAAATAAAACCCCACTCACAATTGTGAAAATTGGCGGAAATATATTGGATGATGCCCAGGCACTTCAAAACTTCCTGCAGGATTTCAGTATGCTGGAAGGACTTAAAATAATGGTTCATGGTGGTGGAAAAACAGCAACAAAAACCGCAGAAAATTTAGGATTAAAACCTTTATTTTCAAATGGAAGAAGAATCACAAATAAAGCCATGCTTGAAGTCGCTGTAATGACCTACGCCGGACTTATCAACCAGTCCGTTACTGCTGCTTTACAAGCCATGCAATGCAACGCTATCGGCTGTTCCGGTGCTGGTGGAAATCTGATCGCTGCTATAAAACGAAAAGTTGAAACCATTGATTTTGGTTTTGTGGGGGACATTAGCACAGTCAATGCAATAGCAATAGAACAACTGCTCCACATTGGTCTTGTTCCTGTATTTTCCGCAATTACTCATGATGGGCACGGGCAGCTACTCAACACTAATGCGGATACAATTGCAGCGGCATTGGCCATAGCACTATCCGGGAATTTCAAAGTTCGGCTGGTCTATTGCTTCGAAAAAAATGGTGTTTTACAAAATGCCGAAGACAATAATTCTTATATTTCCGAACTGGATTATACGACTTATGAAAACCTGAAAAATAATGGACAGATTCATTCGGGCATGCTTCCCAAATTAGACAACTGCTTTCACGCCTTGCAACAAGGTGTAGCGGCAATCAGTATTGGTAATCCCGAAATATTAAAATCCGGCAATGCAGTGTACACCAAAATTATCCATCAGCCTGCCTGA
- a CDS encoding M20 family metallo-hydrolase, translated as MTTKTITQLTQEAIALLKQLIATPSFSSEEDQTALHIENWMTTNAIIFQRDQNNIWATNLHYDPKKPNLLLNSHHDTVKPNQGYTLNPFEAIEKDGKIFGLGSNDAGGCLVSLLATFTHFYKSEDLPYNLIMAATAEEESSGPNGLNSLLKLLPEIDCAIVGEPTEMQLAIAEKGLLVLDVTVEGIAGHAAHPNDQNPIYKALPVIQWFESYPFEKVSEVLGPVKMTVTQINAGKQHNVVPAECQLVVDVRVNDCYSNIEILEHIQQQVKAIVKPRSLHLNASSIAKSHRLVQAGIALGRSTYGSPTLSDQSVLSCQSLKLGPGQSPRSHTADEFIYRSEIEEGIQLYTAILSDFFNNTKAASASA; from the coding sequence ATGACTACCAAAACGATTACACAACTCACACAGGAAGCCATAGCCTTACTCAAACAGCTTATTGCCACGCCTTCTTTTTCATCTGAAGAAGACCAGACAGCGTTGCACATTGAAAACTGGATGACTACCAACGCTATTATTTTCCAAAGAGATCAAAATAACATTTGGGCAACCAACCTGCACTATGATCCTAAAAAGCCAAACCTGCTCCTTAACTCCCATCACGATACCGTAAAACCCAATCAGGGCTACACCCTCAATCCGTTTGAAGCGATCGAAAAAGACGGAAAGATCTTTGGCCTGGGCAGTAATGATGCTGGAGGCTGCCTTGTTTCGCTATTGGCCACCTTTACCCACTTTTACAAAAGCGAAGACTTGCCATACAACCTGATTATGGCCGCTACAGCAGAAGAAGAAAGCAGCGGCCCCAATGGACTCAACAGCCTGCTTAAATTATTACCCGAGATTGATTGTGCTATTGTAGGCGAACCTACCGAAATGCAGCTCGCTATTGCCGAAAAAGGGCTATTGGTACTTGATGTGACTGTAGAAGGTATTGCGGGCCATGCTGCACATCCCAATGACCAAAATCCTATATACAAGGCATTACCTGTAATTCAGTGGTTCGAAAGTTACCCGTTTGAAAAAGTATCCGAAGTCCTGGGCCCTGTAAAAATGACTGTAACCCAGATCAATGCCGGAAAGCAACACAATGTTGTTCCTGCCGAATGCCAATTGGTTGTAGATGTTCGTGTAAACGATTGTTACAGCAACATCGAAATACTGGAACACATCCAACAGCAGGTCAAAGCAATTGTTAAGCCACGCTCCTTACACCTGAATGCTTCTTCCATCGCCAAAAGCCACAGATTGGTACAGGCTGGAATTGCATTAGGACGGAGCACTTATGGCTCCCCAACGCTTTCGGATCAGTCAGTGCTCAGCTGCCAGTCTTTAAAGCTAGGCCCAGGCCAGTCACCCCGCTCCCACACTGCTGACGAATTCATTTACCGCAGTGAAATCGAAGAAGGCATCCAATTATATACCGCTATACTAAGCGATTTT